A genomic region of Caenorhabditis elegans chromosome V contains the following coding sequences:
- the F58E6.13 gene encoding uncharacterized protein (Confirmed by transcript evidence) produces the protein MIRYLQLALIPCFLAVHVVGDSNEVTVPAVRVVRLQVDYRNASVSDLQKIHKWNAIMRNSVLASLKFINKHWLICGGSPSDTPTSSNADCGKAQVTGEIVGDRHYRINVTLIAERDPVKNAKVGATSTVYAVAHIGLKGGIFQYTNALKTLGKPEPKLAFDEAFFCYRGATLVDTDKCRKERRLRDSPLLDAVDTPIPIANLLAL, from the exons atgaTTCGATATCTGCAACTTGCTTTAATACCGTGCTTTCTTGCGGTTCACGTCGTAGGAGACAGTAATGAAGTTACCGTTCCAGCTGTGAGAGTTGTCCGTCTTCAAGTTGATTACAGAAATGCATCTGTTTCAGATTTGCAGAAGATTCacaa gTGGAATGCTATCATGCGAAATAGTGTGCTTGCATCCCTGAAGTTTATCAACAAGCATTGGCTTATTTGTGGAGGATCTCCATCTGATAC ACCAACTTCTTCAAACGCAGACTGTGGAAAAGCTCAAGTGACTGGAGAAATTGTTGGAGATAGACATTATAGAATCAATGTTACTTTGATTGCTGAGAg agaTCCAGTCAAAAACGCTAAAGTCGGAGCTACCTCAACGGTCTACGCAGTTGCTCATATTGGATTAAAGGGAGGAATCTTCCAATACACGAATGCCCTGAAG actcTTGGAAAACCAGAACCAAAACTCGCATTCGATGAAGCATTCTTCTGCTATCGCGGAGCAACACTTGTAGATACTGATAAATGCCGTAAGGAAAGAAGACTTCGTGATTCTCCACTGCTCGATGCAGTTGATACACCTATACCTATTGCCAACTTACTTGCACTCTAA
- the F58E6.13 gene encoding EGF-like domain-containing protein (Confirmed by transcript evidence), whose translation MRNSVLASLKFINKHWLICGGSPSDTPTSSNADCGKAQVTGEIVGDRHYRINVTLIAERDPVKNAKVGATSTVYAVAHIGLKGGIFQYTNALKTLGKPEPKLAFDEAFFCYRGATLVDTDKCRLCTPGTMYDEVDEKCVPCPRGEFQDEHGRTTCKTCPDSTTTVGTGTQKKEQCVHVCPSGYFYDTSSKMCETCGLRGYQPKSGQDRCIPCPDGTVPIYQNSTTIGHCLDKCRAGMQRSSDGSTCEPCPIGSFKSADDMVCMMCPTGRTTLSKASKALSACHIKICFPGTILDHSTFKCEPCDFGTYMDEYDGRICKTCPVSTTTYQQGANTAKMCEWTNQCKASTHNCHWLAACIDLPDENHKKMYSCKCKPGFVGNGFHCVDACEGFCLNGGSCLKTGRGETKCLCASGFAGKRCQATE comes from the exons ATGCGAAATAGTGTGCTTGCATCCCTGAAGTTTATCAACAAGCATTGGCTTATTTGTGGAGGATCTCCATCTGATAC ACCAACTTCTTCAAACGCAGACTGTGGAAAAGCTCAAGTGACTGGAGAAATTGTTGGAGATAGACATTATAGAATCAATGTTACTTTGATTGCTGAGAg agaTCCAGTCAAAAACGCTAAAGTCGGAGCTACCTCAACGGTCTACGCAGTTGCTCATATTGGATTAAAGGGAGGAATCTTCCAATACACGAATGCCCTGAAG actcTTGGAAAACCAGAACCAAAACTCGCATTCGATGAAGCATTCTTCTGCTATCGCGGAGCAACACTTGTAGATACTGATAAATGCC GCCTATGTACCCCTGGAACAATGTATGACGAAGTTGACGAGAAGTGTGTACCTTGTCCACGTGGAGAATTTCAAGATGAGCATGGAAGAACAACTTGTAAGACATGTCCAGATAGTACGACTACAGTAGGTACAGGCACACAGAAAAAGGAACAATGTGTTC ATGTTTGTCCTTCGGGATACTTCTACGATACTTCTTCGAAAATGTGCGAGACTTGCGGTTTGAGAGGATATCAACCAAAAAGTGGTCAGGATCGATGCATTCCATGCCCAGATGGAACTGTgccaatttatcaaaactcaACAACAATTGGACATTGTCTAG ACAAATGCCGAGCTGGAATGCAAAGATCTTCTGATGGTTCCACGTGTGAACCTTGCCCAATTGGATCGTTTAAAAGTGCGGATGACATGGTTTGTATGATGTGCCCAACTGGAAGAACTACTCTTTCAAAAGCTTCGAAAGCATTGTCTGCATGCCACatta AAATCTGTTTCCCTGGGACAATTCTTGACCACAGTACTTTCAAGTGTGAACCTTGTGATTTTGGAACCTATATGGATGAGTATGATGGAAGAATCTGCAAAACTTGTCCGGTATCCACAACAACTTATCAGCAGGGCGCAAACACtgcaaaaatgtgtgaatGGACGAACCAGTGCAAAGCTTCTACTCATAACTGTCATTGGCTTGCTGCTTGTATTGATTTGCCCGATGAGAATCATAAGAAAATGTACTCATGCAAGTGCAAGCCGGGATTTGTTGGAAATGGATTCCATTGTGTTGATGCCTGTGAAGGATTTTGTTTGAATGGAGGTTCTTGCTTAAAAACTGGAAGAGGAGAAACGAAATGCCTCTGTGCAAGTGGATTTGCTGGAAAACGTTGTCAAGCCACAGAATAA
- the F58E6.13 gene encoding DDE_Tnp_Tn3 domain-containing protein (Confirmed by transcript evidence) gives MRNSVLASLKFINKHWLICGGSPSDTPTSSNADCGKAQVTGEIVGDRHYRINVTLIAERDPVKNAKVGATSTVYAVAHIGLKGGIFQYTNALKTLGKPEPKLAFDEAFFCYRGATLVDTDKCRKERRLRDSPLLDAVDTPIPIANLLAL, from the exons ATGCGAAATAGTGTGCTTGCATCCCTGAAGTTTATCAACAAGCATTGGCTTATTTGTGGAGGATCTCCATCTGATAC ACCAACTTCTTCAAACGCAGACTGTGGAAAAGCTCAAGTGACTGGAGAAATTGTTGGAGATAGACATTATAGAATCAATGTTACTTTGATTGCTGAGAg agaTCCAGTCAAAAACGCTAAAGTCGGAGCTACCTCAACGGTCTACGCAGTTGCTCATATTGGATTAAAGGGAGGAATCTTCCAATACACGAATGCCCTGAAG actcTTGGAAAACCAGAACCAAAACTCGCATTCGATGAAGCATTCTTCTGCTATCGCGGAGCAACACTTGTAGATACTGATAAATGCCGTAAGGAAAGAAGACTTCGTGATTCTCCACTGCTCGATGCAGTTGATACACCTATACCTATTGCCAACTTACTTGCACTCTAA
- the F58E6.13 gene encoding EGF-like domain-containing protein (Confirmed by transcript evidence), with product MIRYLQLALIPCFLAVHVVGDSNEVTVPAVRVVRLQVDYRNASVSDLQKIHKWNAIMRNSVLASLKFINKHWLICGGSPSDTPTSSNADCGKAQVTGEIVGDRHYRINVTLIAERDPVKNAKVGATSTVYAVAHIGLKGGIFQYTNALKTLGKPEPKLAFDEAFFCYRGATLVDTDKCRLCTPGTMYDEVDEKCVPCPRGEFQDEHGRTTCKTCPDSTTTVGTGTQKKEQCVHVCPSGYFYDTSSKMCETCGLRGYQPKSGQDRCIPCPDGTVPIYQNSTTIGHCLDKCRAGMQRSSDGSTCEPCPIGSFKSADDMVCMMCPTGRTTLSKASKALSACHIKICFPGTILDHSTFKCEPCDFGTYMDEYDGRICKTCPVSTTTYQQGANTAKMCEWTNQCKASTHNCHWLAACIDLPDENHKKMYSCKCKPGFVGNGFHCVDACEGFCLNGGSCLKTGRGETKCLCASGFAGKRCQATE from the exons atgaTTCGATATCTGCAACTTGCTTTAATACCGTGCTTTCTTGCGGTTCACGTCGTAGGAGACAGTAATGAAGTTACCGTTCCAGCTGTGAGAGTTGTCCGTCTTCAAGTTGATTACAGAAATGCATCTGTTTCAGATTTGCAGAAGATTCacaa gTGGAATGCTATCATGCGAAATAGTGTGCTTGCATCCCTGAAGTTTATCAACAAGCATTGGCTTATTTGTGGAGGATCTCCATCTGATAC ACCAACTTCTTCAAACGCAGACTGTGGAAAAGCTCAAGTGACTGGAGAAATTGTTGGAGATAGACATTATAGAATCAATGTTACTTTGATTGCTGAGAg agaTCCAGTCAAAAACGCTAAAGTCGGAGCTACCTCAACGGTCTACGCAGTTGCTCATATTGGATTAAAGGGAGGAATCTTCCAATACACGAATGCCCTGAAG actcTTGGAAAACCAGAACCAAAACTCGCATTCGATGAAGCATTCTTCTGCTATCGCGGAGCAACACTTGTAGATACTGATAAATGCC GCCTATGTACCCCTGGAACAATGTATGACGAAGTTGACGAGAAGTGTGTACCTTGTCCACGTGGAGAATTTCAAGATGAGCATGGAAGAACAACTTGTAAGACATGTCCAGATAGTACGACTACAGTAGGTACAGGCACACAGAAAAAGGAACAATGTGTTC ATGTTTGTCCTTCGGGATACTTCTACGATACTTCTTCGAAAATGTGCGAGACTTGCGGTTTGAGAGGATATCAACCAAAAAGTGGTCAGGATCGATGCATTCCATGCCCAGATGGAACTGTgccaatttatcaaaactcaACAACAATTGGACATTGTCTAG ACAAATGCCGAGCTGGAATGCAAAGATCTTCTGATGGTTCCACGTGTGAACCTTGCCCAATTGGATCGTTTAAAAGTGCGGATGACATGGTTTGTATGATGTGCCCAACTGGAAGAACTACTCTTTCAAAAGCTTCGAAAGCATTGTCTGCATGCCACatta AAATCTGTTTCCCTGGGACAATTCTTGACCACAGTACTTTCAAGTGTGAACCTTGTGATTTTGGAACCTATATGGATGAGTATGATGGAAGAATCTGCAAAACTTGTCCGGTATCCACAACAACTTATCAGCAGGGCGCAAACACtgcaaaaatgtgtgaatGGACGAACCAGTGCAAAGCTTCTACTCATAACTGTCATTGGCTTGCTGCTTGTATTGATTTGCCCGATGAGAATCATAAGAAAATGTACTCATGCAAGTGCAAGCCGGGATTTGTTGGAAATGGATTCCATTGTGTTGATGCCTGTGAAGGATTTTGTTTGAATGGAGGTTCTTGCTTAAAAACTGGAAGAGGAGAAACGAAATGCCTCTGTGCAAGTGGATTTGCTGGAAAACGTTGTCAAGCCACAGAATAA
- the F58E6.4 gene encoding Activin_recp domain-containing protein (Partially confirmed by transcript evidence), translating into MSVHLLSETETFEMQPIFISILLGICLSPIYTLECYYYNERSGGISTTHGNAFCTAVFDLDVEVASFGGVSHSRAAKSKSNWSFSEGQDCQVDDTNDNQFYFCVCFENNCNFPLSITEFKERGRTLQAKL; encoded by the exons ATGAGTGTTCATTTGCTTAGTGAAACTGAAACGTTTGAAATGCAAcctattttcatttcaatacTTCTTGGCATTTGCTTATCACCGATATACACATTGGAGTGTTATTATTACAATGAACGTTCTGGTGGAATTTCTACAACCCACGGTAACGCCTTCTGTACCGCTGTCTTCGATCTTGACGTGGAAGTAGCTAGTTTTGGAGGAGTGAGCCATTCTCGAGCTGCAAAGAGCAAATCCAATTGGAGTTTTTCGGAGGGGCAAGATTGTCAG gtggaTGACACAAATGATAATCAATTCTATTTTTGTGTTTGCTTTGAAAATAACTGCAACTTCCCCCTCAGCATTACTGAGTTCAAGGAAAGGGGAAGAACTCTTCAAGCAAAACTCTGA